A window of Acinetobacter sp. TR3 contains these coding sequences:
- a CDS encoding phage tail protein I yields MSSLLPPNSTKLEKSLEYSSARVETLAVPFIELNRFSDCPESHLPWLAWEHRVEYWQPNWTEQQKRKAIQDAKIFNAQRGTRASLKALINTVISDYEIVAWHQQTPKGQPYTFVINVSETTIISIDQLAQLHTAVDSTKSQRDLYGVNANVKTTGNFIIAGAVITGEQVLLTSQ; encoded by the coding sequence ATGTCTAGCTTACTGCCACCGAATTCGACCAAGCTTGAAAAAAGCCTTGAATACAGTTCTGCTCGAGTTGAAACATTAGCTGTTCCATTTATTGAGCTAAATCGCTTCAGCGATTGCCCAGAATCACATTTGCCGTGGCTTGCATGGGAACACAGAGTCGAGTATTGGCAGCCAAACTGGACAGAACAACAAAAGCGAAAAGCCATTCAAGATGCAAAGATTTTTAATGCGCAGCGTGGCACAAGAGCATCGTTAAAAGCATTAATCAATACTGTCATTTCTGATTATGAAATTGTTGCTTGGCATCAACAAACACCAAAAGGACAGCCATATACATTCGTCATTAATGTTTCTGAAACCACGATCATAAGTATCGATCAACTTGCCCAGCTCCATACAGCAGTCGACTCAACTAAGTCGCAGCGCGATCTTTATGGTGTCAATGCAAATGTAAAAACAACAGGCAATTTCATCATCGCTGGTGCAGTTATAACTGGCGAACAAGTTTTATTAACAAGTCAATAA
- a CDS encoding baseplate assembly protein — protein MSNITRVDLSNLPYPNVLQALDFEAELALCKADFLERYPAMAETINLESEPVVKLLETFAYRILLKTHEINSKAKALTLAYAVGSDLDHLAANRDVYRLLIQPANSNVVPPTEAIYESDDALRRRVQLAPERAAAGSTGAYQYWALSADGDVRDISLITNNAGQVEVWVQSHSSVIAPQALLNQVDAALDPETKRPATDEVLVKASEPFDFSINATLVLFSGPDSAVVLAESNKQLNKYLEQVSYNGFDVTRSGIYGALHQAGVQRVILDSPLQDIVIPNSRYGRCVSRNIQAAEFRDV, from the coding sequence ATGAGCAATATTACTCGCGTCGATTTATCAAATTTGCCATACCCGAATGTATTGCAAGCTTTGGATTTTGAAGCCGAACTTGCGTTATGCAAAGCTGACTTTTTAGAACGTTATCCAGCAATGGCTGAAACGATCAATCTTGAAAGTGAACCAGTGGTGAAGCTGCTTGAAACGTTCGCATATCGTATTTTACTGAAAACACATGAAATTAATTCAAAAGCAAAAGCACTTACACTTGCTTATGCGGTTGGTTCTGATTTGGATCATTTGGCTGCTAATCGCGATGTCTATCGTCTACTTATACAGCCAGCAAATTCAAATGTTGTACCTCCCACCGAAGCTATTTATGAATCAGATGATGCGCTTCGTCGTCGTGTGCAATTAGCACCAGAACGAGCTGCTGCTGGATCAACAGGCGCATATCAATACTGGGCCCTTTCTGCGGATGGTGATGTAAGAGATATCAGCTTAATTACAAACAATGCTGGTCAAGTCGAAGTTTGGGTACAAAGTCATTCATCTGTAATTGCACCGCAAGCCTTGTTAAATCAAGTTGATGCTGCATTAGATCCAGAAACAAAACGACCAGCAACAGATGAAGTTTTAGTAAAAGCATCTGAGCCATTCGACTTCAGTATCAATGCGACACTCGTTTTATTTTCGGGTCCAGACTCTGCTGTTGTACTAGCTGAGTCAAATAAGCAGCTCAATAAATATCTAGAGCAAGTCAGCTATAACGGCTTCGATGTGACACGCAGCGGAATTTATGGGGCACTACATCAAGCTGGTGTTCAACGAGTAATTTTAGACTCCCCTCTTCAGGATATTGTCATTCCAAATAGCCGTTATGGGCGTTGTGTAAGTCGAAATATCCAAGCAGCGGAGTTTAGAGATGTCTAG
- a CDS encoding phage tail-collar fiber domain-containing protein: MAAVYYVTPTDYGLSLIAEAHATESITLSGFVMGDANGSPYDPISNKSRTALINQRAAVAIQSVQRVGTKVEVRVLVGNNVGGFNVHEIGLTDSTGKLVYIGNYHGGYKPQLAEGAAGEIQYIIVIQPDQGSQVLVQAINPVSASQSWVLEQITLHTSAADPHPQYATDIVLDESINYLLGLLLQHATAANPHPQYLLASTFGVDLPMSASANTAIDDKNCVFGWNGESGANSMFNKSIRWWNVHDETATFKPFRAYGYFLLAIYCQPEGDGYLELRIFDKNDVMIAETLIWERHDTSFAEYVKHIFYLRKGDYAQVRIHGKPWNDSYAEYRGSVYVDDRVKTFSPVGYQSSVNAANSSENGSVSTETPIDYSTFPASEWSYLNGDTALYIALNSDTTFATPENHVPHYHRALFADHPNTELWIAIEVGKQTIETPSDYVVSTSSVVRGDIDATGNIVTQIPFSMRTIEAASNETIIYQVAYYLSAVTKTHGSPFPAGSIDGIHKIYVKR; the protein is encoded by the coding sequence ATGGCAGCCGTATATTATGTAACACCTACAGATTACGGCTTATCGCTCATCGCTGAAGCCCATGCGACTGAAAGCATTACGCTTTCAGGTTTCGTCATGGGCGATGCCAATGGCTCACCTTATGACCCTATTTCAAACAAAAGCCGAACAGCTCTAATTAACCAGCGAGCAGCAGTAGCTATTCAAAGTGTTCAAAGAGTCGGTACTAAAGTTGAAGTACGTGTGCTTGTTGGCAATAACGTTGGTGGTTTTAATGTTCATGAAATTGGTTTAACTGACTCAACAGGCAAGCTTGTCTATATTGGAAATTATCATGGTGGTTATAAACCACAATTAGCTGAAGGAGCAGCTGGTGAGATTCAGTACATTATTGTTATTCAACCAGACCAGGGCAGCCAAGTTTTAGTTCAAGCAATAAATCCAGTATCGGCTAGTCAGAGCTGGGTACTTGAGCAAATCACACTACATACCTCAGCAGCAGATCCACATCCGCAATATGCAACTGATATCGTGCTTGATGAATCTATAAATTATTTATTGGGTTTACTCTTACAGCATGCAACTGCTGCCAACCCACATCCTCAATACCTTTTAGCATCAACTTTTGGCGTAGACCTCCCCATGTCAGCCAGTGCAAACACGGCTATTGATGATAAAAATTGTGTTTTTGGTTGGAATGGTGAATCAGGCGCCAACTCGATGTTTAACAAAAGCATACGTTGGTGGAACGTGCATGACGAAACGGCAACCTTTAAACCCTTTAGAGCTTATGGATATTTCCTCCTAGCAATTTATTGTCAACCTGAGGGTGATGGTTATTTAGAGTTACGCATCTTCGATAAAAATGACGTAATGATCGCTGAGACTTTGATTTGGGAACGTCATGACACTAGTTTCGCTGAATATGTAAAACACATTTTTTATTTGCGTAAAGGAGACTATGCACAAGTCCGCATTCACGGTAAACCGTGGAATGATAGTTATGCCGAATATCGTGGTTCAGTTTATGTTGATGATCGTGTGAAAACCTTTAGCCCTGTCGGATATCAGTCTTCTGTTAATGCAGCCAATTCATCAGAGAATGGTTCTGTCTCAACAGAAACACCAATTGATTATTCTACTTTCCCAGCTTCTGAGTGGTCATACTTAAATGGTGACACCGCGCTTTATATCGCACTCAACTCGGATACAACCTTTGCTACACCTGAAAATCACGTCCCACATTACCATCGTGCTTTGTTTGCTGATCATCCTAACACTGAGCTTTGGATTGCGATTGAAGTCGGTAAACAGACGATTGAAACGCCAAGTGATTATGTGGTTTCAACGTCTTCAGTCGTGCGAGGTGATATTGATGCGACAGGCAATATCGTTACTCAAATTCCTTTCTCGATGCGAACCATCGAAGCAGCGAGTAACGAAACCATTATTTATCAAGTCGCTTACTATTTATCGGCAGTAACCAAAACGCATGGCTCTCCGTTTCCCGCTGGAAGCATCGATGGCATACACAAAATTTATGTTAAGCGATAA
- a CDS encoding phage baseplate assembly protein V, whose translation MSDSENARLLNNVASTGTVLEVDAANKKMRLEIGENQTDWVKIPALAWGALKIWRCPSKGEQFAIISESGNLGNAVPIIAIPTDYDGISGTEDEIIVDFPAGSLLIDQQTGEATFKLKKLTFDVEEVEFTGKVRAQDEISSDKDVKAGSISLKNHKTSGIRSGNEVSGVPQ comes from the coding sequence ATGTCAGATTCCGAAAATGCACGTTTGCTAAACAATGTAGCGAGTACAGGGACTGTTCTCGAAGTTGATGCTGCAAATAAAAAAATGCGTTTAGAGATAGGCGAAAATCAAACGGACTGGGTGAAAATTCCTGCGCTTGCTTGGGGTGCTCTGAAAATTTGGAGATGCCCATCTAAGGGCGAGCAGTTTGCCATTATTTCCGAGTCAGGAAATTTAGGAAATGCAGTTCCCATTATTGCAATTCCAACTGATTACGATGGCATATCTGGTACTGAAGATGAAATTATTGTGGACTTCCCTGCTGGTTCACTTTTGATTGATCAACAGACTGGGGAAGCAACATTCAAACTAAAAAAACTCACTTTCGATGTTGAAGAAGTTGAATTTACAGGCAAGGTACGTGCTCAGGATGAGATTAGCTCTGACAAGGATGTCAAAGCTGGCAGTATCAGTTTGAAAAATCACAAAACATCGGGAATTCGTAGTGGTAACGAAGTTAGTGGAGTACCACAATGA
- a CDS encoding phage tail assembly protein, producing the protein MEKTKTQIENARAIENPNHRSVTLDQPIDRAGTIITSVSIIKPLSGTLRGLSLQSVLQWDVDTLFKLLPRITHPSLNETELNNLEVSDLTALTLEVTNFLLSAKQKSQLPSTM; encoded by the coding sequence ATGGAAAAGACAAAAACTCAAATCGAAAACGCACGAGCGATCGAAAACCCAAATCATCGTTCAGTAACACTAGATCAACCGATTGACCGTGCTGGCACAATCATCACATCTGTTTCAATCATTAAACCGCTATCTGGAACGCTGCGAGGTCTAAGCCTTCAATCTGTATTGCAATGGGATGTGGACACTCTATTTAAACTTTTACCACGTATCACCCACCCATCACTAAATGAAACCGAGCTTAACAATCTCGAAGTGTCTGACTTAACAGCACTCACACTGGAAGTGACAAATTTTTTGCTGAGTGCAAAACAAAAATCCCAACTTCCGTCGACGATGTAA
- a CDS encoding phage tail protein has translation MKKLAELKSYITDKQPILTDDKIHIFIINGSYVGGYLNYTARLLFLDCRIDPILILALIKNWLRENNRHLDTTQINEIELSFSSEVIDTNTFDLEIDFPQREKLNVTPETYSICPTPVWDDQHGFVEK, from the coding sequence ATGAAAAAACTAGCCGAGCTAAAAAGTTATATTACAGACAAACAGCCTATTTTGACTGACGATAAAATACATATTTTTATTATCAACGGCAGCTATGTTGGTGGCTATTTAAACTATACAGCTCGGCTATTATTTCTTGATTGTCGTATAGATCCAATTCTCATACTTGCCTTAATTAAAAACTGGCTCAGAGAAAACAATCGACACCTTGATACAACCCAAATAAATGAAATTGAACTAAGTTTCAGCAGCGAAGTTATTGATACAAACACATTCGATCTTGAAATTGACTTTCCGCAAAGAGAGAAATTAAACGTAACACCAGAAACATATTCAATATGCCCAACACCTGTTTGGGATGATCAGCATGGATTTGTGGAAAAATGA
- a CDS encoding phage major tail tube protein — protein MLPRTLYNFNVFTNSVSWAGIASEVTLPKITKKTEDHRAAGMIGDVALTLGYEKMECEITYAGFDPLQYSQLGICGASDLPIRFVGIYERQDTCTKQNVEIYMRGNAHEFDPGNTKNGEKTEHKIKYGVSYYRLEVDGQVTCELDFINGIERFGDNDLGQQLKNLLGL, from the coding sequence ATGCTACCACGTACGCTTTATAACTTTAACGTCTTTACAAATTCAGTATCTTGGGCTGGTATTGCTTCAGAAGTAACACTGCCAAAAATTACAAAGAAAACTGAAGACCACCGTGCTGCTGGCATGATCGGTGATGTTGCCTTAACACTAGGCTATGAAAAAATGGAATGTGAAATCACATACGCTGGTTTCGATCCACTTCAGTATAGCCAACTGGGGATTTGTGGTGCTTCAGATCTGCCGATTCGATTTGTTGGTATCTACGAACGACAAGATACGTGCACAAAACAAAATGTAGAGATTTACATGCGAGGAAATGCGCATGAGTTTGATCCAGGCAATACCAAAAATGGCGAAAAAACTGAACATAAAATTAAATATGGAGTCAGCTATTATCGTCTCGAAGTCGATGGTCAAGTTACTTGTGAACTCGATTTCATCAATGGCATTGAACGATTTGGCGATAATGACTTAGGTCAACAACTCAAAAACTTACTTGGCTTGTAA
- a CDS encoding DNA adenine methylase: MSAAKVNNQNESNVTYNPSGRSFSGWLGGKSQLARTIIELMPEHRYYCEVFAGAAWVLFKKTPSYGETINDINGDLINLYRVFKYHPDALVKEFETQLICRDEFLRARSEESKSLTDIQRAARFYYLLRTCYGARIHNPSFSSHTIRPGNLKLGEDLREFLQTIHQRLQRVTIENLSYDHLILQKDHKDMLFYLDPPYYQCEKYYGNDIFSRDDFIKLRDILKNIEGKFILSLNDVPQVREIFADFYFIEKKIRWSVNATSTNEQLGNELIITNFAPK; this comes from the coding sequence ATGTCAGCAGCAAAGGTAAACAACCAGAACGAAAGCAATGTCACTTATAACCCATCTGGACGCTCATTCAGTGGCTGGCTTGGCGGTAAATCACAATTGGCTCGTACCATTATCGAACTTATGCCCGAACATCGATATTATTGCGAAGTTTTCGCTGGAGCAGCGTGGGTATTATTTAAGAAGACACCGAGTTACGGTGAAACTATTAATGATATTAATGGCGATCTAATCAACTTATACCGTGTTTTCAAATATCATCCCGATGCTTTGGTGAAAGAATTTGAAACGCAATTGATTTGTCGAGATGAGTTTTTACGTGCAAGATCTGAAGAATCGAAATCACTGACTGACATTCAACGAGCAGCTCGCTTTTATTATTTATTGCGAACCTGTTATGGTGCACGTATTCATAACCCAAGTTTTAGCTCCCATACGATCAGACCAGGTAATCTAAAACTTGGAGAAGATCTTCGAGAGTTTTTACAAACGATTCATCAGCGTTTGCAACGAGTTACGATCGAAAATCTATCATATGATCATTTGATCTTACAAAAAGATCATAAAGACATGCTGTTTTATTTAGATCCACCCTATTATCAGTGTGAAAAATATTATGGTAATGACATTTTCAGTCGTGATGATTTCATCAAACTTCGTGACATTTTAAAGAACATTGAAGGAAAATTTATTCTCAGCTTGAATGATGTACCTCAGGTCAGAGAAATTTTTGCAGACTTTTATTTCATTGAAAAGAAAATCCGCTGGTCTGTAAATGCGACTTCAACAAATGAGCAATTGGGTAATGAACTGATCATTACCAACTTTGCACCTAAGTAG
- a CDS encoding LamG-like jellyroll fold domain-containing protein encodes MAISCEGATNVMNFSYIAGNWNIFVDDMEIPVATGSIGPALSQVLTQYGSKLTGDYDGVMTIQNIDNIPHRIKLVPVSATSFTANTEENPTFLEHNDGSLTFCLASIDQDLYTPAVLALNPVAYYLMDETEGSVLNDSSGSVLNGEIQKTSLINYRGDILRKGSKGGLGFNLSSASGTAQCYVSDTVAGDTFRKLAGNGKSCTIAFWCKPISAKQYNWLVTYVLNSTMGYNNFRLIAYGNDPLLAHSPESENQTFSENFGQMVGKSNFIVWRKNADENTYSLTVNGVVNTVHGESSPEQVGEGFFFPMSNDYSSYGLRGYMSDMSVFDYALTDAQIANLYSNGMII; translated from the coding sequence ATGGCTATAAGCTGTGAGGGGGCAACAAACGTAATGAATTTTAGTTACATCGCAGGTAACTGGAACATTTTTGTTGATGATATGGAGATACCTGTAGCGACTGGGAGTATTGGTCCTGCTTTAAGTCAAGTTTTGACCCAATACGGCAGCAAGCTAACTGGTGACTATGATGGGGTCATGACTATTCAGAATATTGATAATATTCCTCATCGAATAAAATTGGTTCCTGTTTCTGCTACAAGTTTTACTGCAAATACTGAAGAGAACCCAACATTCCTAGAACATAATGATGGAAGCTTAACATTCTGTTTAGCTTCAATTGATCAGGATCTATATACACCAGCAGTTCTTGCATTAAATCCTGTCGCTTATTACTTGATGGATGAAACTGAAGGTTCAGTTCTTAATGATTCTTCAGGTTCAGTTCTTAATGGAGAGATTCAAAAAACATCATTAATCAACTATCGAGGCGACATTTTAAGAAAAGGTTCAAAAGGTGGATTAGGTTTTAATCTAAGTTCAGCATCAGGAACAGCTCAATGCTATGTAAGTGATACAGTTGCAGGCGATACCTTTCGAAAATTAGCTGGTAATGGTAAGTCTTGTACAATCGCATTTTGGTGTAAACCAATAAGTGCAAAGCAATATAACTGGCTAGTTACATACGTATTAAACTCAACAATGGGTTACAACAACTTTAGATTGATCGCGTACGGAAATGACCCACTACTAGCGCACTCACCAGAAAGTGAGAATCAAACTTTTTCCGAAAATTTTGGACAAATGGTTGGAAAATCTAATTTTATTGTTTGGCGGAAAAATGCTGATGAAAACACATACTCGCTAACAGTTAATGGTGTGGTGAATACAGTTCATGGTGAATCATCGCCAGAACAAGTTGGTGAAGGTTTCTTTTTCCCAATGTCAAATGACTATAGCAGCTATGGATTGCGTGGTTATATGTCTGATATGTCAGTTTTCGACTATGCACTAACAGATGCACAAATCGCTAACTTGTACTCAAATGGAATGATCATTTAG
- a CDS encoding Com family DNA-binding transcriptional regulator has protein sequence MRDFRCTCGRLLAQVEDKPITIIIKCPRCKVLNHWNASSVRSDSQELQTETVNVSSKGKQPERKQCHL, from the coding sequence ATGCGAGATTTTAGATGCACATGCGGAAGACTACTCGCACAAGTTGAAGATAAACCTATAACAATTATTATTAAATGCCCTCGATGTAAGGTGCTAAATCACTGGAACGCCTCGAGCGTCAGGTCAGACAGCCAAGAGCTGCAAACGGAGACAGTAAATGTCAGCAGCAAAGGTAAACAACCAGAACGAAAGCAATGTCACTTATAA
- a CDS encoding GPW/gp25 family protein — MIGMSRTTGRSIDDATPYLLHIRQSIQDILTTLVGTRICRRNYGSIVPDLIDQPCNEATKVRLFSATATALIRFEPRVKISKIQIIKFEDVGIWELELVGTTTFNQRVINYVDRFELRAAA; from the coding sequence ATGATAGGGATGTCACGCACGACAGGGCGCAGCATCGATGATGCTACGCCCTACCTTTTACACATCAGACAATCAATTCAAGACATTTTGACCACACTCGTCGGCACAAGGATTTGCAGACGAAATTACGGCTCAATCGTTCCAGACTTAATTGATCAGCCCTGTAATGAAGCAACAAAGGTTCGTTTGTTTAGTGCAACGGCTACAGCTTTGATTCGATTTGAACCAAGAGTAAAAATTTCTAAAATTCAAATTATAAAGTTTGAAGATGTGGGTATTTGGGAACTCGAACTCGTCGGCACAACAACATTTAATCAGCGTGTCATTAACTATGTTGATCGCTTTGAATTGAGAGCAGCTGCATGA
- a CDS encoding glycoside hydrolase family 108 protein, whose translation MNIDKLLADLIDREGGYVNNPADRGGATKYGITESVARSFGYKGSMQDLPRTLAEQIYKKIYWLNPRFDQINNISPEVAEELLDTGVNCGVGFAKPLLQRALNLLNNQGKGGWADLTIDGIYGEATLAALRTYLNKRGTEGTATICKVLNILQGNRYIEICERNPSQEQFFFGWIANRVVI comes from the coding sequence ATGAATATAGATAAGCTTCTCGCAGATTTGATTGATCGTGAAGGTGGTTATGTCAATAATCCAGCAGATCGTGGTGGTGCTACAAAATACGGTATTACAGAATCAGTCGCTCGTTCATTCGGCTATAAAGGATCTATGCAAGATTTACCACGTACTCTTGCTGAACAGATCTATAAAAAAATTTATTGGCTCAATCCACGATTTGATCAAATCAATAATATTTCACCAGAAGTGGCTGAAGAATTGTTAGATACAGGTGTAAATTGTGGCGTTGGCTTTGCAAAGCCATTGTTACAACGTGCGCTCAATCTTTTAAATAATCAAGGTAAAGGCGGATGGGCTGATTTGACCATTGATGGAATTTATGGTGAAGCGACTCTGGCTGCATTACGCACCTACTTAAATAAACGTGGTACAGAAGGTACAGCTACGATCTGCAAAGTTCTGAATATTTTGCAAGGTAACCGCTACATTGAAATCTGTGAACGCAATCCATCCCAAGAACAATTCTTTTTCGGTTGGATTGCCAATCGTGTAGTCATTTAA
- a CDS encoding head completion/stabilization protein produces the protein MLLNNSLSETVVQNPREGYPSISVTELLSEVRLDASKGNELLASNIEAAMDTVNNQLIGKHYLVAPLTVDQTRFYKRAVCNEAAAVIAEDNKDFDTSSTGQIRGENGLDKVTSLRRNVNYAIADLTNRKRNRVRLL, from the coding sequence ATGCTGCTCAATAATTCATTGTCTGAAACCGTAGTTCAAAACCCACGTGAAGGCTATCCAAGCATTAGTGTGACTGAACTACTCAGCGAAGTACGTCTAGATGCATCAAAAGGCAATGAATTATTAGCTTCAAACATCGAAGCTGCAATGGACACGGTCAATAACCAATTAATCGGTAAACATTACCTCGTTGCACCTTTAACTGTAGACCAAACACGATTTTATAAACGTGCTGTTTGTAATGAAGCTGCTGCTGTGATCGCTGAAGATAATAAAGACTTTGATACAAGTTCTACAGGTCAAATACGTGGCGAAAATGGTCTGGATAAGGTAACGAGTCTTCGTCGCAATGTGAATTATGCGATTGCTGATTTGACAAATCGCAAACGTAACCGAGTGAGATTGCTATGA
- a CDS encoding GpE family phage tail protein yields the protein MADLAVTFYWMPVPVDQLDLQELMQWHERARIRTQAEQD from the coding sequence ATCGCCGATTTAGCAGTAACGTTTTATTGGATGCCTGTTCCTGTAGATCAACTTGACCTTCAGGAACTAATGCAATGGCATGAACGTGCAAGGATTCGCACACAAGCCGAGCAAGACTAA
- a CDS encoding phage virion morphogenesis protein, with protein sequence MNFSALNHWLDSLALSLSSTEMRMLMRVIAQGLRTRMRDRIKQQQNPDGTKFIPRKRDQIGNIRRTGAMFQRINAYIKTDYSKDHAAVGFAHRTAKIARIHQYALTRRPSPIAKPVAYAKRELVGFSDDDVSWIKTTILDFMSKK encoded by the coding sequence ATGAATTTTTCAGCCTTAAACCATTGGTTAGATAGTCTTGCATTATCCCTCAGCTCAACAGAAATGCGAATGCTGATGCGAGTCATAGCACAAGGCTTACGAACACGTATGCGTGACCGTATAAAACAACAACAAAATCCAGATGGTACAAAATTCATTCCTCGTAAACGTGATCAGATCGGGAATATCCGCAGAACTGGAGCTATGTTCCAGCGAATCAATGCATATATAAAAACAGATTATTCAAAAGATCATGCAGCAGTTGGTTTTGCACACCGTACTGCCAAGATTGCACGAATCCACCAGTACGCACTCACTCGACGACCATCACCGATTGCAAAACCTGTAGCTTACGCAAAACGAGAACTTGTTGGTTTCAGTGATGATGACGTGAGCTGGATCAAAACCACTATCCTTGATTTTATGAGTAAAAAATAA
- a CDS encoding tail protein X produces the protein MTRIVKAMQNDTLDTVAYREYGDKSALYLPEIMELNPRLHHVILATHQQVLLPDYIKAATNETLKLWD, from the coding sequence ATGACACGGATCGTCAAAGCAATGCAGAACGACACACTTGATACTGTTGCATATCGTGAATATGGCGATAAATCTGCACTCTATTTACCTGAAATCATGGAACTCAATCCACGTTTACACCATGTAATTTTAGCAACCCATCAACAAGTCTTATTGCCCGACTATATCAAGGCAGCAACGAACGAAACCCTAAAACTTTGGGACTAG
- a CDS encoding phage tail sheath C-terminal domain-containing protein, translating to MPEVTPKPIYGDGILNAAAVAAATRAHLDKTIGWHKSISNVVLIGPTGISQVVTWDLEDPDTDAGYLNSHEITTMIQHNGIRFWGNRTPSADPNFAFEVFVRTAQVIKDSIIEACFPFIDQVLTPFLAKDIIDSIDAFLRRLSTGKERRLMGGSVWFDPSLNPTESLMNGMLCIDYDYTPIPPLENLKLNQRITGRFMIDFSKLITGSGIEEAA from the coding sequence ATGCCTGAAGTTACACCAAAGCCAATTTATGGAGATGGCATCCTAAATGCTGCTGCTGTAGCAGCTGCAACCCGTGCCCATCTTGATAAAACAATCGGTTGGCATAAATCAATTTCAAACGTTGTTCTTATCGGCCCAACTGGTATTAGCCAAGTTGTCACATGGGATTTAGAAGATCCAGATACAGATGCTGGATATCTAAATAGTCATGAAATCACGACGATGATCCAACATAACGGTATCCGCTTCTGGGGCAACCGTACTCCTTCAGCAGACCCAAATTTTGCTTTTGAAGTTTTCGTTCGTACAGCTCAAGTGATTAAAGATAGCATCATCGAAGCATGCTTCCCTTTTATTGATCAAGTGCTTACACCATTTTTGGCAAAAGACATCATCGATTCAATCGATGCATTCTTACGTCGACTCTCAACAGGTAAAGAACGTCGTTTAATGGGCGGATCTGTTTGGTTCGATCCATCATTAAACCCTACTGAAAGTTTAATGAACGGAATGCTGTGCATTGACTATGACTACACGCCGATTCCACCTTTGGAGAACTTAAAATTGAATCAACGTATTACAGGCCGTTTTATGATTGATTTCAGTAAATTAATCACTGGTTCGGGCATTGAGGAGGCTGCATAA
- a CDS encoding phage holin family protein, which yields MPWKNQTFFEWLYTILMSYWWIFASFILTVLIAVFRTAKKYGKVDWLEAIICGLLTIAISSSLSWINLPNEVGIFLGGVIGFKGTKWVDQKFSEKYDQTFGSNYQNDKDES from the coding sequence ATGCCGTGGAAAAACCAAACATTTTTTGAGTGGTTGTATACCATTCTCATGAGTTACTGGTGGATCTTTGCCAGCTTTATTTTGACTGTACTTATCGCAGTTTTTCGTACAGCAAAAAAATATGGAAAGGTCGATTGGCTGGAAGCCATTATTTGTGGACTTCTGACGATTGCGATTTCAAGCAGTTTATCCTGGATAAATTTGCCCAATGAAGTTGGCATTTTTTTAGGCGGTGTCATCGGATTTAAAGGCACAAAATGGGTCGATCAGAAGTTTTCTGAAAAATATGATCAGACTTTTGGATCAAATTATCAAAATGACAAGGATGAGTCATGA